AGCGAAATAACGAGACCGGATTTCAGGAAGGGAACACGGTCACCGACCGATCCGTCCGGCCGGATCAGTGGGGACGGTTCCTGATCGAGATCTTCGACGAGTGGGTCAGGAGAGACGTGGGCCGGATGTTTGTTTTGAACTTCGACGGGGCGCTCGCGGGCTGGCTCGGGATGGCGGGGACGGTCTGCGTCTTTTCCCCGACCTGCGGCCTTGGCGTGGCGCTCGAGCACAACGGAGACCTCTATTCCTGCGATCACTTCGTCGAACCGGACCACCTCCTCGGCAACATCCTCACGACACCGCTCGCCGAACTCGTGGGCTCGGAGAAGCAGCGGAGGTTCGGGGCAGTCAAACGTGATACGCTCCCCCGGTACTGCCGGGAGTGTGCGTTCCTCGCCATCTGCAACGGGGAATGCCCGAAGAACCGGTTCATCGAGACGCCGGACGGCGAGGCGGGACTCAACTACCTCTGCAAAGGCTACAAGGCTTTCTTCGCCCACGCCGACCGCCCGATGCGGATGATGGCCGACCTGCTCCGACAGGGGCGGTTTGCGGATGAGGTGATGCCGATGCTCGCCGCAAGGGAGAAAGGGCCTGCTAACCAGGCCAGGGTGGGTCGGAACGATCCCTGCCCATGCGGAAGCGGGCTGAAATATAAGAAGTGCTGCGGGCTCAGAACCCGTTAACGATGCAATGTCGTGGGAGATCGCCACCTCATCAGGCCTGAAAAATTATTTTTGCAAAAATATAATAACCATCTATCCTGCATCAGGCATACGTTCCCGGATTCGCGTACAGGGAGACGATAGGCCTGGCGGACGGGGAGTTCGATGATCTGTGGCGGATCTGGAGTCTCTCACGGAAATCGGCGTAAACATCGGTGAAATACTCATAATTCTGCTTCTCACCGGTGCCGCCCTCGTTACCACAAGGGTCATTATGCGGCGCGGGCTCTGGCCGACAATCCTGAAGGCCGGATTGGCACCCGACAGAAGAATACTCTCCCTCGTTGAGCAGTTTGTCTACATCTTTCTCATCGTCTTCGGACTCCAACAGGTCGTCCGGTTCATCGTGCCGGAGGCTCCCGATCTTGATGACCTCTTCTTCATCATCTACTGGGTTGTAGGGCTCTACTTCGCCTTCCGCCTGATCAGCGCCGCTGCGGACTGGTACTTGGCGATGGCCGCACCCCGGATCGAGGGCACAACGCATGAAAAATCGTCCCGAACGTGAAATACATCGTCATCATCGTCGTTTTTTCACTGGCGCACATCATCCTCCTCGATTACTTCGATATCAGCAGCTCGGCTCTGACCGCCGCCATCGCTTCCTTCGGCCTGGGCGCCCTGGTGGTGGGACTCGCCGCAGAGAACATCATCAACGACATCTTCAGCGGGATCGTGATCAGCATCGACCGCCCCGTCTGGGTCGGCGACCGCATCGAGATCCAGGAGCTGGAGACGCGGGGAGATGTGGTGGAGGTCGGCTGGCGGTCCACCCGCATTCTCACGAGAGACAAGCGGATGGTCGCCGTCCCCAACTCGCTCATCGGTTCGAATCTCGTAACGAACTACTCGGTGCCGGACAAGGTCTTCAGGGTCGAGACCGATGCGGTGATAGCATATGGGGCAGACATCGAATACGTCAGAGGCCTGATACTGGAGGCGATAGAGGAGCAGGACTGGGTGATGAAGGACAGACGGACACGGGCACTGACTGATATAACCTGATATTTATAATAATTTCCCACTTGGGTTGCGCGGTTCAATGCCGTGCCAGGAGGGAGCCGTTGACCCGTCAACCCGTTTTCACCGCAGGAGAAACGCATCGGCGGGTCTTTCCCGTGCGTGACCACGTTGTCGCCCCTTTGAGCGGGATGCGGCGTTCGTCCCGCTCAGACCGGTGCAACACATTTCTTGTATCTTCGACCGGGTATACACCATTGGTGCTGATGGAGGCAGAGAGAACGCAAGGCACCATTTTTACGCTACCAAGGGATGAAGAAACCATACTCTTTTCATATCTCCTTCCATCCATACTCGCGATCAGGTGATGTTGATGGCTGCCCCTGATGAGAGCACGAAGAGATCCGACCCCGGCCACCCGCCCCACATTCTCCCCACGGACAGGCTGAACGCGTTCGCCGACGGCGTCTTCGCCATCGTCATCACCCTGCTCGTCCTCGAACTCCCGGTGCCGGAGGTTGCCGACGGCCTGCTATGGGCGCTTCTGGAACAATGGCCCGATTTCCTCGCTTATATTATCAGTTTCGTGTTCATCGGCGGGTTCTGGATAACGCATGCAGCCATCACCCGGCTCACCGAGCAGGAAGACCAGGTCACCTTCCGGCTGACGCTGATTACACTCTTCTTCATCTCCCTGATCCCGTTCTCCACGAGCCTGATGGCCACCCACCTCACCGGCTCGGGTTCCCGGCTGTCGGTGCTCCTCTACGGGCTGAATTTGCTCATCGCCTCGATCATGCTGAGCGGGATCATGCGTTACCTTGCCCGGCGCCGCGAACTGCTCGTGGACGACCTTGCGGAAGAAGATGTTGATGATATGGAACGAAAGCGGCGATCGGGCATCATCTTCAACGCTATCGGGGTGCTGCTCGCCCTCCTCTTCCCCCCACTGGCGGTCGCCGCGTACATCGGGGTGGCGTTCTTCTTCTTCCTCCAGCCCCTGCTCTATAAAAGGATTATACGGCGTTCTTTGAAAACCTGATAGAAGAGAGCCACCCTCTCCCCACGAGATCCGGGATACCTACGGTGTGGAAGTGGAGCCGGGACATGACGATGCGCTCATACTCGCCGTTACGGCGGCGATCGACCAGATTTCGCACGATTAGGAGAGGACGGACGGAATCAACTGGAGATCGGGTGGCCAGTCCCGGAGACGGGACTCCTGCCATCTGGATTCCCGGTCATGGCCGTCAACCATGAGCACTCCGAGAAAGATGCCGAAGGAGAGATATACATCCGAACATCCGGAGGATTGGCAGACCCGGATGAAAGAGAGCCGTTTATCCATTTAATATAACCTAATGCATATAATAAAATCTTTATATTATCTTAACTACAGTAGGCCGAGCCCGCCTCCTGCATGCATACACCCGAAGAAGTCAACGAAGATCGCTGATCGACGCCTTCGGGGCTCTTGATGCCGCATCTTATAACAGCAGTATAAGCGCAGTATACGGCTGGAACGGGCCAACTGAGAACAGATTCAGTAAAGGGGGAATAGAGAAATGGCTGAAGTTATGTATGGACCGATGCAGCTCCTGGTCATCGGATTTCCGAACCCGGACTTCCACGGTCAGATTCGCCGTGCGCTCGGGTCGGTCATGGAGGAGGGCATTATCAGGCTGATCGACCTCCGGTTCGTGTACAAAGACGCAGACGGCAACGCCAGTGCCATGGAGGCTACCCAGCTCGACGATGAGGAGCGGGAGCGCTTCGGCGCCGCCGTCGGCGCACTCATCGGCCTCGGGGCCGGCGGAGCGGAAGGAGCACGGAAAGGCGCCGAAACCGGCGCCATGGCGGCCGCCCAGCAGACCTTTGGGATGACCGAGGAGGACGTTCAGAGGATCACCGACGCCATCCCGAACGACAGCGCCGCCGCCGTCTTCCTCATCGAGCACCTCTGGGCGAAAGACCTCAAGCAGGCACTCCGCGATGCCAACGGATACCTCATCGCCCAGGGCATGGTCACGCCGGAAGCCCTTGTCATGATAGGAGATGCACTGCGAGAAGCAGCTGAAGGTGCAGAGGAGGAGAAAAAACCAATGGCGGCACCGGCACGCTGAAGCGATGCCGAGACTGACCCGCTCTCATTTTTCCATTGCCTCACCCGATCACTCATCCTGCTGATGCTCATCCCGCCCGCCACCGCTGTCCCAATGTCACCTATCCGGATGTGATGATCATGATCCTCATCGTTGAGCTGGTCGGTTTCGTGCTGCTGATGTTCGCGAGCGAGGAGATGGATAAGCGGGCGGAGCGGCATCTGCGGTTACTCGGGAGAAGAAGCCCACAAAGGCATCGCAGGGATGAAGGAGGCAAAAAAAGAGAGCACCATCTTTTTCCCTGCACAATCGGGGGATGAAGAAGGGGTCATCATAGATGCCCATGTCTTCGAGCGTATCGATCAGGCGTATCACCTGGGCGTCGGTGTGCTCTGCAAAGCCAGGATGCTCCCCATCGGCCCTTCAGCCCGTTTTCACCGCATGGGAAAGGTATCGAGGGGGTCTTCTCCCTACGTGGCCGCGTTCTCGGCCCTCGGGCCGGGTGTGACGTTCGCCCTGCTCAGGCCGGTGTAGCAGTCAGGGGACTGCATTTTTTGTATCTTCGACCGGGGATACGCTGATGGACGCAGAGGAACGGGTGAAAAAAGGGAGTCCGGTGCCGGTCACCCGCACCTCCTCAGATCGTATCTCTCAAAGCAGCCTCTTTTCATGTAGCGGGTGGTGCGGCAACCTTGGCTGTATAGGACGCGATCTCACCCGACATCTCGTCGCCCAGCGTGAGCGTCACCACATTGGGATTGTAGCCGCTCATGCTGTTGACGACATCCTCGGTGTAGGTGTCTTCGAGCAACAGCAGAACAGCCGAGCTGTCGGGTGTCAGGGCATTACCGATATCTTCCAGATCGCCTTTCTTGATGGGGCGACCGAGGTATTTGCCGGCGACGCCGCCGACCACAGCACCGCCGACTACCCAAGCCAGAAACCCGGCGGGACCGCCGATGAGGCTCAGGAGCCCGCCGGCAACCGCGCCAGCTGCCGCCCCGAGGCCACCCCTGCCCGGTTCGTGAAAATGCACTTTGCCCTGTTCGTCCTGCTCGACCACGGCCTGGGCAATGATATCAAAGCCTTCCAGCAGGCCGGCGTTTTTGGCTTCGTTCAGGATGTTTCCTGCCGTCTTCTGGCCGTCAAAGACGAGCGCCAGAATGTCATAAACTTCCGAAGAACCTGTTTCTGTTTTACCCATGTTCATTCACCTTTGCGGGGTTGGCCTGATGCACATGGTGGTATCGCACCTTTGAGCAACAGATCCCATTTTTTACGGCCTGGATCCGTCGTCCAGAGCAACCTCAACCCACCCCAAATTTATAAAAATGTTTTTATGCTCGTGCCGTGTTGAATAAATCCGGTTGATACGACCAGAAGAGAGAAGATGACGGTCGCCCCTGCCGGTCTTCCATACCAAAGAAAAAACACTGGGGACGGCCGTACCCCGATACTCGCGACTGGGATATCTAATGAACACCTGGTTCGGTGGGGTGAGTTCTACCTCTCACTTGACTTCCTTGAGCAGTGGGACGAGCTCCTTGGCCGGATGAACGCCGGCAAGCGCGGCCGGCCGTGTCAGTATCCTGAGCCGTTCATCGAGTGGATGGCCTGCATTCACATCTTCCTGCAGATGCCCTATCGCCAGATGGAAGGGTTTACCCGAAAGCTCGCGACCGCCTTGCAACCATCGGAGTCATGGTGGTGATGAACCGCACCGGCGCGGAGATTAACGTCGCACATCCAGGCCGCCACTTCCTTCTCATGGTCGACATAATGCTCACCGCCTACATCGATCACCACCCGATCGATGGTTCCACCCGTAAAGGCGAAGGGTGCGGAATAATCAGGCGATACCGGGGATCCGCTGTCCCGGCCGACACAGAGACCGTCGCCGGTGAGGGAGAAGAATCCCGGCTGAGTCTTGATCCGTCCCTCTCCTACCTTCTTCATGTCTATGTACAATGTGAGGGTGCCTAGAGCGCTCTTCGTCTCCGTATCCTCTCCGTCCCTGGCGAACTCCGCGATGAAGGCGTGCCGACCGGCGGGCACGGTGTCGTTCGAGGAAATCTTCTGGATCGCGTCGCCAAGCCAATTGTAGACGTAGTGCAGTCGCCCATCGGCAATGTACAGGCTGTGGCCGCCGCCAATCCCTCCCTGAGCAAACAGCACGCCCTGCGCATCCGGCCCGTCGATACGTCCATAGCCCCGTAGCCCACGTCATCCCAGACGATCATCAGGATGTTGGGGCACTCTCAGGTGTCTGCGGCTACAGGTAGGAATCCCAATCAGACACCGAATCCCGGATATCGAGATTGACCGTGCCCTTCCATGTATCAGACATAGTGCACTCTCCACACACTGCAATTGTGACGCCGCCTAAGGAGGCGTCATGGATTAATTCTTTTGGATGCCCGAAAACCGTCGGAGAACCAGGGGCTGTACCAACCCTTCAGGGCAGGCGGCGGTGCCGGAAGTGCCAGAAGACCCTTCAATTAAAAAGGCTGATAGGCCGGGAACGACATCATGCGGTGGATGGCCGGAAGTGGTATGGGTAGGTTTACGAGCGCATACCTATCGGATTATGCCGTACGCGGGCAAGGGTAAAACGGCCGGTGTGGAACTCCCAGGGACAATCTCACCAGGGTGGCAGAGAGAACAAATACTGTTCACACGGATAATGGTGAAGAAGCGGCTCTATTCGATCAGTTTTGAGATACAGATGCAATGGCACCGCTAAAAGAGTAAAAGGTAAAAAATTGTTCAGGTCTGGTACCCCGGCGCTCCAGTTGCCGCCATCGTCATCATTTCGGTTGGTGTCGTCTCCATCGTCATCGTTTCAGTCGGTGTCACTTCAGTGGTCATGGGTGTCGTTTCAGTCGGCGTTGCCGTCGGGGTCTCATTACCCACCGGTGAAACGCACCCCGCCGCCAGGACCGCCACGGCCATGATCAGCAGCATCAGCAGGATCGATTTTTTCAACATCTATAAGCCCCCTGAAGTTAAGGAGGAAGGCACCGACTATTCGGCAAACAATATATAATTAACGGCATAGCCAGATGCTCGTGAGAAACCTTTTTTTGAGTCGATTCACCTATTTTCCCATCAGAGAGAGGAATCATCGGGTATCCTCCACCGGTCGGGGCGGTGTTCAAGACCCCCGCCCTCAACGGCACCGACCGTGGCGACGCGGTCATGATCCCGGCAGACAGGGCAAGGTAAGCGAACAATACTGCCGGTCACGAGGTACGGCCATTATCTGGAAAGTATTATAAAAACCGGTTCCTATGACTGAACCGGTTGAGGCGGGAGAACGGCGACGTCACCGCACAGTCCACATCACAACCTATGGAGGAAGGAAATGTTTCGTATGGGAGCCCGGAGGACCGCACGGAGAACCGCCCGCCGTACATCACGCCGCGTCATGCGCCGTACCATACGGCGGACCGTCCTCGTAGGCGGGATGGTCGCGCTCGCTGTCGGCGGAACCGCCGCCGTCATCAAACTCTCACAGAGGGATGTCGACCGCATCGAGCAGCATACGGGAAAAAAGGCCGAAAACCTCTCCGAGCAGGAGCTGAACACGGCGATGGACGACCTCGGCATCGAGGAGCAGGAGATAACCGATCAGGACATGACCACAATCGAAGCCGGTATGGTAAAAGAACAGGCTCCGCAGCCTTCCAGAGCGCCCCCGGCAGCCCCTCCGCCCGGGGCTGTGCCTGCCGAACCGTCTTACATCGGCGAACTGGAGAAGCTTGCCGGGCTTCGGGATAAAGGGATCATCACCGAGGAGGAGTTCCAGGCCAAGAAGAAGCAGCTCCTGGGATTGTAGATCCGGAGATTCTGGAATGGGCAGACACCCCCGAAAGACGGTCGTTTCTCCTGCGAGAGAGAGGTGACCATGCCCGCCCCGTCCCGCCTTGCATCACTCACCCGGGTTGTCATCATCAGTGCCGTCGTCGTCACCGGCATGTACCTCGGCGCCGCGATTGTGAGCCCGGTGCTCGCCGGGTTCATCCTGGCGATCGTCGTCACACCGACCGTGCACCGCCTGGAAGAGCGCGGGTTGCCCGGGTTGGCAGCGGTGCTGGCGATGGTCGGCGCGATCGCATGCGTTGCCCTGCTGCTCGTCGCACTCCTGAGCCTGTCGCTGATCGAACTCGACAGCGCCCTGCCCGCCTACCAGGACCTCCTACAGGCACAGCTGGAAACACTGCAGGCACGGCTTGCGGACATCGGGATCATGGCCTCTCTCCAGCTGCCCGATGCAGCTTCAGGGCCTCTGCTCATCCCCTCGCTCGGGGAGATCCTCGCCGGACTCTCCATTCTGGTCGTCGATTTTCTGGTCATCCTGATCGTGGCCGTCTTCATGCTCCTCGAGGTGGCCTCCATCCGGGGAAAACTCCAGAAAAGTCTGGGGGCGGATGTTGAGGCGGAACTCGGCCGAGCCGCGAACAATCTGGTCGAATACGCAGTTCTTCGCACCAAAAGCGGCATTGCAACCGGTATCGTTATCGCGACTCTCCTGCTGCTCCTCGGGATCGACGCCCCGGTGCTCTGGGCGGTCCTCATCGTCGTGCTCGGCTACATCCCCTACTTCGGGCTGCCCATAGCAGCCGCACCCCCTATCGGGCTTGCCTGGCTCCAGCACGGCCTCCCTGGGGCGCTCGCCGTCGCGGTCGGCATCTTCGTCGTCGATCTTCTTGCCCGCCGCGTGCTCCTGCCGTACCCTGCCGAGCGGGCGCTCCGAATCTCCCCACTGGCGATCGTCCTCTCGGTCCTCGCCTGGACGCTGGTGCTCGGTGTCCCGGGACTGTTTCTGGGTGCTCCCCTGGCGCTGCTCATAAAGGCTGTGCTGTCGAGTTCGGAAGAGACACGGTGGCTGGCGATACTGATGGAGCCGTCCGATACAGATACAGAATCATAAGGCCGGATCGCCACACAGCGGGTGAGGAGATTATCCATCCGGCCACAAATATAATATATTGGCAATAGTAATGGAATCCACTGATACTGATGTATACCTCTTACGATCACCCCCTTACGTATCGCCCATGAGGTGATTGAACTGCTGACGGAGCAGATCTGATGCACACCCCGACCGACACGCCGATACCGTTACTCCGGCCCCGGCGCGCCTATGCCTGGTGGAGAATTCTCCTCCTGGCGCTTCTCCTGTGCGTACTCACAGGCACGGCCGCTGCCCAGCAGGCACAGAACGCCAGCGTGCAGGAGCTGACCGGGCGAATAGAACCGAATCAGGTTATTATTTATGATCTCCCCGGCCTGCAGGCGGGAGAGACCCTCTCCGTCTATGCCAACGGGACAGGGGGAGACCTTGACCCATTCCTGGCTCTCGCGAATACGAGCCTGACCCGGGGAGAGGCACGCCGGGAGTTTGCCACAGAGGTCAATCGGTCTATCGCCGAAGGGCGTGATCCGCTCCAGGTGATCCCGGAGATTGCTGACCGATACTTCCTTGCATGGGACGACGACTCCGGAGCGGGCTACGATGCAGCAGTTCAGTATACGATCCCGGCCGATGGTGATTACCTGCTGATCCTGTTCAGCTCCCCGGCGAAGGAGAATACATTCGGCACCTACCGGCTGCTGGTCGGCATCGACGCGCCGCAAGTCCTGACCGGGCAAGCGGAGCCGACCGGTGCCGCCATCGCCGTACTGGACAGAGATGCATCCGAGGTGGGCATGGCCGTGCAGGAGGTCGACGGGACGCTGACGGCGAACAGGACGTCGACATTCTACACCTTAAACCCCGTCACAGAGGGCGATACCTTCTACGCCTTCATCGAGGCGACGTCCGGGGACCTTATCCCCGTTCTCGTTTTGCGGGACTTTGGCGGCAAACCCCTGAGCGCAGGCGTTCCGGCCGGAGACGGCATTACTGCCACCCTCGAGTACACCTTCGACGATGACAGCGAGGGCAACGAACTCGAGGTCTTCAGCCGCACCCGGAACGAAACCAACACGACGGGTGATTACCGGCTGCTGGCAGGGCTCAACGTGCCTGCCGTGCTGACGGGCGAGGCGGCACCGACGGCCCCCCGGCTCCTCCAGGAGCCTATCCGGGTGATGGTCGGGTTCGAGCTCGACCAGATCACGACGGTTGACCAGCAGGCCGAGAACTTCGGTGTGGTGGGCAACATCTGGATGCGGTGGACCGATCCGGCGCTGGCGTTCAGCCCGGACGAGTGCAACTGCCAGTTCAAAGTCTACCGAAGCGTCGAAGAGTTCGTGAGTGCCGAAGGGCAACGGTGGCCTGAGTTCACCCTCTTCAACCAGCAGGAACGGCGCTGGACGCAGAACCAGATCATCGTGGTTCGTCCCGACGGCACGGTCACCTACTACGAGCGGTTCTGGACGCTCCTGCAGGCGCCGGACTTCAACTTCAGGCAATACCCGTTCGACACCCAGGACTTCTACGTGAGAATCGACTCCCTCTACCCCGAAGAGTTCTACGTCTACGTGCCCTGGGAGGAGAAGACCACCGTCGGCGGGCAGCTCGGTGAAGAGGAGTGGTACATCACCGACTACAACGCCAACGTGACCAGCATCCAGATCAACACACAGAACTCCCGCTACTCTTTTTACTTTGAGGCAGCCCGCCACCTGACCTTCTACGTCCTGCGGATCCTCCTCCCGATCCTGATAATCATCCTCCTGACCTACGTCACCTTCCTCCTCAAGGATTACGGGAAGCGTGCCGATGTGGCGAGCGCGAACCTCCTCCTCTTCATCGCCTTCAACTTCACCATCGCCGGCGACCTGCCGCGCCTCGGGTACCTGACGTTCCTCGACTCGATCCTGGTAACGACATTCGTGGTCACCGGCATCACGGTTGCCT
This sequence is a window from Methanoculleus taiwanensis. Protein-coding genes within it:
- a CDS encoding anaerobic sulfatase maturase translates to MSGSDGEVPPAFHVMAKPTGARCNLACAYCFFLKKEELYPDSTFRMTDGVMEEYIRQTIEGHRVPQVTIAWQGGEPTLMGLDFFQRAVEVQKKYAKPKTRIENTFQTNGILLDDEWCHFFHENQFLVGLSMDGPAELHDTYRRDRRGRGTFDRVLKAARLLQKHQVEYNILCAVNSTNADYPQEVYRFFRDELSAQYIQFIPIVERNNETGFQEGNTVTDRSVRPDQWGRFLIEIFDEWVRRDVGRMFVLNFDGALAGWLGMAGTVCVFSPTCGLGVALEHNGDLYSCDHFVEPDHLLGNILTTPLAELVGSEKQRRFGAVKRDTLPRYCRECAFLAICNGECPKNRFIETPDGEAGLNYLCKGYKAFFAHADRPMRMMADLLRQGRFADEVMPMLAAREKGPANQARVGRNDPCPCGSGLKYKKCCGLRTR
- a CDS encoding mechanosensitive ion channel family protein, producing MKYIVIIVVFSLAHIILLDYFDISSSALTAAIASFGLGALVVGLAAENIINDIFSGIVISIDRPVWVGDRIEIQELETRGDVVEVGWRSTRILTRDKRMVAVPNSLIGSNLVTNYSVPDKVFRVETDAVIAYGADIEYVRGLILEAIEEQDWVMKDRRTRALTDIT
- a CDS encoding TMEM175 family protein, which gives rise to MAAPDESTKRSDPGHPPHILPTDRLNAFADGVFAIVITLLVLELPVPEVADGLLWALLEQWPDFLAYIISFVFIGGFWITHAAITRLTEQEDQVTFRLTLITLFFISLIPFSTSLMATHLTGSGSRLSVLLYGLNLLIASIMLSGIMRYLARRRELLVDDLAEEDVDDMERKRRSGIIFNAIGVLLALLFPPLAVAAYIGVAFFFFLQPLLYKRIIRRSLKT
- a CDS encoding DUF1269 domain-containing protein, yielding MAEVMYGPMQLLVIGFPNPDFHGQIRRALGSVMEEGIIRLIDLRFVYKDADGNASAMEATQLDDEERERFGAAVGALIGLGAGGAEGARKGAETGAMAAAQQTFGMTEEDVQRITDAIPNDSAAAVFLIEHLWAKDLKQALRDANGYLIAQGMVTPEALVMIGDALREAAEGAEEEKKPMAAPAR
- a CDS encoding DUF1269 domain-containing protein, which translates into the protein MGKTETGSSEVYDILALVFDGQKTAGNILNEAKNAGLLEGFDIIAQAVVEQDEQGKVHFHEPGRGGLGAAAGAVAGGLLSLIGGPAGFLAWVVGGAVVGGVAGKYLGRPIKKGDLEDIGNALTPDSSAVLLLLEDTYTEDVVNSMSGYNPNVVTLTLGDEMSGEIASYTAKVAAPPAT
- a CDS encoding SHOCT domain-containing protein, coding for MGARRTARRTARRTSRRVMRRTIRRTVLVGGMVALAVGGTAAVIKLSQRDVDRIEQHTGKKAENLSEQELNTAMDDLGIEEQEITDQDMTTIEAGMVKEQAPQPSRAPPAAPPPGAVPAEPSYIGELEKLAGLRDKGIITEEEFQAKKKQLLGL
- a CDS encoding AI-2E family transporter, whose product is MPAPSRLASLTRVVIISAVVVTGMYLGAAIVSPVLAGFILAIVVTPTVHRLEERGLPGLAAVLAMVGAIACVALLLVALLSLSLIELDSALPAYQDLLQAQLETLQARLADIGIMASLQLPDAASGPLLIPSLGEILAGLSILVVDFLVILIVAVFMLLEVASIRGKLQKSLGADVEAELGRAANNLVEYAVLRTKSGIATGIVIATLLLLLGIDAPVLWAVLIVVLGYIPYFGLPIAAAPPIGLAWLQHGLPGALAVAVGIFVVDLLARRVLLPYPAERALRISPLAIVLSVLAWTLVLGVPGLFLGAPLALLIKAVLSSSEETRWLAILMEPSDTDTES